GGCCCGTCAGCATCTGAAAGCATTCGGTGGTGTGTTCACCGGCACGCTGCTGGGCAAGAAGTGGGCGCAGAACCGCTTCCGTTTTCCTTACCTGCGGGAGAACCTGTGGAACGCCGGTTACGTGGTCGACACCCTCGAAACCGCCACCGACTGGAGCAACGTCGACAACCTGCTCAACCGGATCGAAAACAGCCTGCGCGATGCGTTGGCGGCCGAGGGTGAGCGAGTGCACGTGTTCACCCATCTGTCCCACGTCTACGGCGAAGGTTCGAGCATCTACACCACTTACGTGTTTCGCCCGGCGGCGGACTATCCCGCGACGCTCGCTCGCTGGAAGGCCCTCAAGCACGCGGCCAGTCAAACCATCGTCGACAACCACGGCACCATCAGCCACCAGCACGGTGTGGGCAAGGATCACGCGCCGTACCTGTTGCGCGAAAAGGGCGAGCTGGCGATGGACACCTTGCAGGCGCTGAGCCGGCACTTCGACCCGGCCGGGCGCCTGAACCCCGGCACGCTGTTGCAGGAGTGACCGCCATGAGCGCGGACTGGAACGCCGATTGGCGCCAGCAAGTCCTGCCGACACTGGCGGCTGAAACCTGGGATCTGATCGTCATCGGCGGCGGCATCAGCGGTGCCGGCATCCTGCGTGAAGCCGCGCGTCGTGGCTGGCGTTGTCTGCTGCTGGAACAGCGTGATTTCGCCTGGGGCACGTCCAGCCGATCTTCAAAAATGGTCCACGGCGGTTTGCGCTACATCGCCAAGGGCCAGTGGCGGCTGACCCGGGATTCGGTGCGCGAACGCCAGCGCCTGCTCGACGAAGCTCCGGGGCTGGTGGAGCCGATGAGTTTCATGATGCCGCACTATCGCGGCGGCTTTCCCGGGCCGCGAGTGCTGGGTGGTCTGTTGTCGATCTATGACGCATTGGCCGGACGCCGTGACCATCGTTTCCATGACGCACAGCAACTGCGTTATCTGGCGCCGGGCGTGAAAGAAAATGACTTGCTGGGCGGCACCTGTTTTATCGATGCGCTGACCGATGACGCGCGGCTGGTGATGCGCGTGTTGAGCGAAGCGCGGGCGGACGGCGCGGTGGTGCTCAACGGCGTGCGCGTCGAACATCTGCTGCGGGAAGCCGGACGTGTGTGTGGGGTTCAGGTCGAAGACTGCGAGGCCGGCGCCTCTCTGCAATTGCGTTGCGGTGTGCTGGCGGTAGCCACCGGCGCCTGGGCTGAACGCCTGCGTCCATCTGAGGCGCCACGCCAATTGCGCCCGTTGCGCGGCAGTCATTTGCTGCTGCCGGGCTGGCGCTTGCCGGTGGCGCAGGCCTTTACGTTCATGCACGAGCAGGATCGGCGACCGGTGTTCGTTTTCCCGTGGGAAGGCGCCACAGTGGTCGGTACCACCGACCTCGATCACCGCGAGAATCTGGACCAGAGCGCGAGCATCAGCACCGAAGAACTCGACTATCTGCTGGCCGCCTGTAGACAGCAGTTTCCCGGCGCCGAAGTGACAGCGACCGACGTGCTCTCAACCTGGTCCGGCGTGCGCCCGGTGGTGGGCAGTGCCGCGGGTGAGTATCAGGACAAACCGTCGAACGAACCCCGTGAGCATGTGCTGTGGCAGGAGCCGGGTTGCGTCACGTTGGCCGGCGGCAAACTCACGACATTCCGTCCGCAGGCCATCGAAGTGCTCAAGGCGTGCGCTGACATGCTCGGCCGGTCTTTCGAAGACGATGCCGCACCGGTGTTTGCCGCCGTGCCGCCACTGACAATCCCCGGCCTCAGTCCCGCTCAGTGGCGACGTCTGGCTGGGCGACATGGCCGGGACTTGCCGAGGCTGGCGCAACTGCTC
The window above is part of the Pseudomonas fluorescens genome. Proteins encoded here:
- a CDS encoding glycerol-3-phosphate dehydrogenase/oxidase is translated as MSADWNADWRQQVLPTLAAETWDLIVIGGGISGAGILREAARRGWRCLLLEQRDFAWGTSSRSSKMVHGGLRYIAKGQWRLTRDSVRERQRLLDEAPGLVEPMSFMMPHYRGGFPGPRVLGGLLSIYDALAGRRDHRFHDAQQLRYLAPGVKENDLLGGTCFIDALTDDARLVMRVLSEARADGAVVLNGVRVEHLLREAGRVCGVQVEDCEAGASLQLRCGVLAVATGAWAERLRPSEAPRQLRPLRGSHLLLPGWRLPVAQAFTFMHEQDRRPVFVFPWEGATVVGTTDLDHRENLDQSASISTEELDYLLAACRQQFPGAEVTATDVLSTWSGVRPVVGSAAGEYQDKPSNEPREHVLWQEPGCVTLAGGKLTTFRPQAIEVLKACADMLGRSFEDDAAPVFAAVPPLTIPGLSPAQWRRLAGRHGRDLPRLAQLLAELGHETVGATDTLWAELAFACEAEMVLHLDDLLLRRTRLGLLLPRGGAEYFPAIRRLCQPRLGWDDEHWQQEQQRYQALWQRHHGLPEIAQ